Proteins encoded in a region of the Marinilabiliales bacterium genome:
- the folE gene encoding GTP cyclohydrolase I FolE codes for MFHPGDTRKLAHHYREILSILGEDVTREGLLKTPLRVGKAMQFLTHGYSLNPMEILNSAKFREDYQQMVLVKDIELYSMCEHHMIPFYGKAHVGYIPNRHITGLSKIARVVDAFSRRLQVQERLTTQIRDCIQEALDPLGVAVVIEAHHMCMQMRGIQKQNSVTTTSAFTGAFLNQSQTREEFIHLIGAKLY; via the coding sequence ATGTTCCATCCCGGGGATACCAGGAAACTGGCCCATCATTACAGGGAGATTCTAAGTATACTCGGAGAAGATGTAACCCGTGAAGGGCTGCTGAAGACACCTCTGCGCGTCGGCAAGGCCATGCAGTTTCTCACCCACGGCTACAGCCTCAACCCCATGGAAATTCTGAACTCGGCCAAATTCAGGGAAGATTACCAGCAGATGGTGCTTGTCAAGGATATTGAGCTGTACTCCATGTGTGAGCACCATATGATCCCATTTTACGGAAAGGCTCATGTAGGTTATATACCAAACAGGCACATTACAGGTCTTAGCAAGATCGCCCGTGTGGTGGACGCCTTTTCAAGAAGGCTCCAGGTACAGGAGAGGCTTACTACCCAGATTAGGGACTGTATCCAGGAAGCTCTCGACCCGCTCGGTGTGGCGGTTGTAATTGAGGCCCACCACATGTGCATGCAGATGAGGGGAATCCAGAAGCAGAACTCTGTAACGACCACATCGGCATTTACGGGAGCATTCCTTAACCAGTCGCAAACCAGGGAAGAGTTCATTCACCTGATCGGTGCGAAGCTATATTGA
- a CDS encoding superoxide dismutase, translating to MSFKLPSLKYDYNALEPHIDARTMEIHHTKHHAAYTNNLNAAIENSDMAGMSIEKIMAGISKYPVAVRNNGGGFYNHNLFWEIMSPNGGGKPEGKLLDAITSSFGSFGAFRDEFSRAAATRFGSGWAWLVKTGSGLVVSSTPNQDNPLMDIADVKGTPILGIDVWEHAYYLNYQNRRPDYIEAFWNVVDWNTVSEKFLG from the coding sequence ATGTCATTTAAACTTCCATCACTAAAATATGATTATAATGCTCTTGAGCCGCACATAGATGCGCGTACCATGGAGATACACCATACCAAACATCATGCCGCCTACACAAACAATCTGAATGCGGCAATTGAAAACAGCGATATGGCGGGAATGAGCATTGAAAAGATAATGGCAGGTATCTCAAAATATCCTGTTGCAGTAAGGAATAACGGAGGCGGGTTTTATAACCACAACCTTTTCTGGGAGATCATGTCTCCGAACGGCGGGGGTAAACCTGAAGGAAAACTTCTTGATGCAATTACTTCCTCATTCGGGTCATTCGGTGCTTTCAGGGATGAATTCAGCAGGGCTGCCGCCACCAGGTTCGGATCGGGCTGGGCATGGCTGGTAAAGACGGGTAGCGGACTTGTTGTCAGTTCTACACCCAACCAGGATAACCCGCTGATGGATATCGCCGATGTAAAGGGGACTCCAATACTCGGAATTGATGTATGGGAGCACGCATATTACCTGAATTATCAAAACAGGCGACCGGATTATATTGAAGCATTCTGGAATGTAGTGGACTGGAATACGGTGTCTGAAAAGTTCCTTGGTTGA